GCATCGTCGCCGGGCTGGGCCGAAGTGCGCGCGTGAAGAAGACGTTGACCCGGCGCATCACCGCGCTGTAGGGCCACCAGGCCACCCGTTTGACGGCGTACAGCGCCCGGATGTCTGCCGACGTGTAGATCAGGTACCTGTTCTTCGCGACGCCGGCCAGGATTTTGTCGGCCGCCCGTTCCGGCGACACCGCATGACCGCCGAAGCGCTCGAACCATTGGGCCACTTTGGGGTGGTCGCGGTCGACACCGGCGATCTCGACGGTATTGACCAGCGGGGTCTTCACCGCGCCGGGCACCACCACCGACACCCCGATGCGGTGCCGGTCCAAGTCGAAGCGCAGCACCTCGGACAGCCCGCGCAACCCGTACTTGCTGGCGCTGTAGGCCGCATGCCAGGGCAGCGCGACCAGCCCAGCCGCCGACGACACGTTGACCAGATGCCCGCCCCGGCCGGCCGCCACCATCGGCGGAATGAACGCCTCGATGACATGGATGGGCCCCATCAGGTTGATGGCGACGATATTGCTCCACTGCTCGTGGGTGAGCTGGTCAACGGTGCCCCAGGCCGATACGCCGGCGATGTTCATCACGACATCCATGCTGGGATAGCGGGTGTGGATGTCGGCCGCGAACGAGGCGACGTCGTGGTAGACGGAAACATCGAGAGCTCGATGCGCGGGCACCCGCGCGCCCAGCGCGCGGGCGTCGGCCACGGTGAGTTCGAGACCGTCGGCGTTGCGGTCGGTCAGGAAGAGCTCGGCACCGTGCTCGGCGAGCCGCAAGGCGGTGGCGCGGCCTATGCCGCTGGCCGCGCCGGTGAGTAAACACCGCTTTGCCGCGAAATACCGCCCCGATGCCGTCTGCGCCATAGCCGTGACGATACCTACGGGATCAGCCGCCCCATCAGTCCTTAGGCGAGCCGCCCCACAGCGCGTTGAGCCACATCTGCTCGAGCACCCGCACGCGGCGCTCCATGTCATCGTCGCGACCGACCAGGAGGGGGTCGCCGGTCAGCATCAGTGCGGTGGTGCCGGCCAGGGTCCGGATCAGTGTCGGGAGGTCCTCGCTGATCGGGTGCGCGGTCCCGGCCTTCATCTCGGCCTCCACCACGCCGACGATCTGGCGCAACACCACGTCGAACTGCCGCTCGAGAATGTCGCGGATCTCCATATCGGTGTGGCGGGCGGCGTTACAAGCCGTCATCACCGGGTCGTTGTGCGCGTAGACGGCGGCGGCGCTGCCGACCATCCGCTTGGCGAACTCCTCGGGTGACTCCCCCCGCTGACGGGGGGCGAAATACTGCGTGAGTTCTTCGAGTTCTTCGGCGGCCTCCGCCAGGATCTGGGCGAGCACCGAATATTTGGAGTCGAAGTAGAAGTAGAAACCGGATCGAGCTACCCCGGCTCGGTTGCTGATCGTGCTGACCGACAGCTCCGCGAACGGTCTCTCCTGCAGCAATTCACGCACCGCCTGCAAGATCGCTTGCCTTTGCCGATCACCGCGCCGCCTCATTGCCGGCGCGGTCCGCCGTTCGTTGGCGACGTTGCCGTTCACGCTGTTGATCACCCCATGACGATGCACCACTGCGCCCGAAAAAGAAAACTTGACAGTCGTCAAGTTGGTCCGAAGGATAATTTGTAGTGACGGCTGCCACAACCGTTTAGGAGCGCCAATGGCGACGATCAGCACCCCGGCGTACCTTCTTGACCAAGCCCAGCGTCGATTGACCCCGTCGTTCAACAACTTCCCCGGCATGGGCCTTGTCGAACGCCGGCTGCGAAACACCCACTTCCCGGAGAAGACGCTGGCCGAGCCGCCCCCGGGCAGCGGGCTCAAGCCAGTCGTCGGCGACGCGGGACTGCCGATCCTCGGGCACTTCATCGAGATGTTGCGCGGCGGGCCGGACTATCTGCTGTTCCTATACCAGACCCAGGGTCCGGTCATATTCGGGGACTCGCCGGTGTTGCCGGCCGTCGCGGCGTTGGGCCCCGACGCCGCTCAGGAGATCTACTCCAACCGCAACAAGGACTACTCGCAGCAGGGCTGGGTCCCGGTGATCGGCCCGTTTTTCCGCCGCGGGCTGATGCTGCTCGACTTCGAAGAACACCTATTCCACCGGCGAATCATGCAGGAGGCATTCGTCCGGTCCCGGTTGGCGGGGTACGTCGAGCACATGGACGCGGTGGTGTCGCAGGTGATCGTCGAGGACTGGGTGGCAAACGACGCGCGCTTCCTTCTTTATCCGGCGATGAAGCGGCTCACCCTCAACGTCGCCTCGATGGTGTTCATGGGCCATGAGCCCGGCACCGACCACGAGCTGGTCACCAAAGTGAATAAGGCGTTTACGACCACGACCCGCGCCGGCAACGCGGTCATCCGCACCAGCGTGCCGCCGTTCACCTGGTGGCGTGGGCTGCGGGCGCGTGCGCTGCTGGAGAACTATTTCGCGGAACGGGTCAGCGAGCGCCGCGGGCAGAAAGGTGACGACCTGCTGACGGTGTTGTGCCAGACCGAAGACGAGGACGGCAACCGGTTCTCCGACGAGGACATCGTCAACCACATGATCTTCTTGATGATGGCCGCCCACGACACGTCGACGTCGACGGCCACAACGATGGTGTACCACCTGGCGGCCCACCCGGAGTGGCAGCAGCGCTGCCGCGACGAATCGGACCGCCTCGGCGACGGCCCGCTCGACATCGAATCGCTCGAGAAGCTGGAGTCGCTCGATCTGGTGATGAACGAGTCGATCCGGTTGGTCACGCCGGTGCAGTGGGCGATGCGCCAGACGGTGCGGGACACCGACCTGCTGGGCTACTACCTACCCAAGGGCACCAATGTCATCGCGTATCCCGGGATGAATCACCGTCTGCCGGAGATCTGGACGGACCCGATGAAATTCGACCCGGAGCGGTTCACCGAGCCACGCAACGAGCACAAGCGGCACCGTTACGCGTTCACGCCGTTCGGCGGCGGCGCGCACAAGTGCATCGGGATGGTGTTCGGCCAATTGGAGATCAAGACGATCCTGCACCGGCTGCTGCGCCGCTACCGGCTGGAACTCGCCCGGCCCGGCTATAAACCGCGCTGGGACTACAGCGGCATGCCGGTCCCGAAGGACGGAATGCCGATAGTCCTGCGCCCGCTCTGATTTGTGCCGAGCAGTCGCAAAAGCACCCATTCCGGCACGGAATTGGGTGCTTTTGCGACTGCTCGGCTTTCAGCGCCTCAACTGGCGAAAACAGCGCGCGGCGTTGCTCGATGGCGATAGCATCTGGTGGCGGTAGAAATCGCACAACCGGTGTGAACCAGCAAACGAAAGGCTCGATCGATGAGCGCGACAAATGCCGGCAAGGGGATGCGAACTGTTCGGATGCTGATCGCGGCGCTCGGCGCGGTGTTCGCGGTGCTAGCGGCGGGCTGCGCGGCCCAACGCACGCCCGGCCCGGTGCCCGAGCTGCGCGCGCTGGCGCCGGGCGCCGGGATCGTGGTACCCCTGCACACTGGCGTCTAGCCGAGCTACGCCGGATACGGCCGGGTACGGGCGACCCGTCGGGAACCGCCGCGAGGCCGGTGACGCCCTTCGGCAAAGGGCATCGGGGACCGAACTCGCGGGCGCTCCCGGCGGGCTGAACCGATGCGTCACGTCCGATTCATGCCTCGGGACGCGATGGCCGTCGGCGGCTGTCGTAATGGATCCAACTTCGGTCAGGTCCCAGCGGCGCCCAGCCCGCCAAGAAACTGCAAAACAACCCGCCGCCCACGGTGACGGCGATAGCATCGGCAGGCAGTGTCGTTGCAAAACCACGCCCATCGACGAGCGAAGAAAGGCGCGACAGATGACGACTAAAAAGAGCAGCAAGGCCCGCACTGTTGGCATGGTGGCCGCGGCGCTGATCGCCGCGTTCGCGACGCTGGCGACCGGCTGTGCGGCAAAGATTCCCCAAGTTCCCAGCCCCGAGATGGGAGTGCCCCGCTAGGGTCGCCCGCCCGCCGGCCGCACCGGCACAACTCCTCGCCGGCATCCGGGCTCGCGTGTCATCCGGTCGACTCTCGCGACGGTTCAAGCCGAATGTATGCCTGGATCGTCGTGCCTGTTGTCGTGGTGTGAGTGCGCACCAGATCGGCCATGGCATTGACCAGAAACAGTCCACGGCTGGCCGTGCCACCGGCGCCCGGACGCCGGTGACCGACGGCCGGATCATCGAATCGTCCGCCGTCGCGCGCCTCACACACCACATGGTCCTCATGCCGCCAGAAGGCCAGCCGGCACGCTCCATTGGTGTACAGCAAGCTGTTGCTGGCCAGCTCGGTGGCGATCAATTGCAGCTCGTCGATGCCGTCCTGCGATAGTCCAACCCAGTCGGCGTAGTTGACGGCGAACGACCGCGCCGGACGGAGGTCGGCGGTCTGCCTGACGGTATATGTCACGGCCCCCGGGTTGGTTGTCAGCGGCTGGTTGCAGCGCGCCAGGGCGTGCTCGGGCGAGTACTCGGCGCTGCGATACACCGATCCGCGCTTCCACAACAGCGGGTGGGTGGTGCGGGCGCCTTCCAGCACATCCTCATCCAGTCGGCCGGCGTCGTAGAGGCACAACCCCATCACGTTCTGGTTTTTGAGCTCCCCGTTGATCAAGGCCTCATGCTGCACGCAGACCAGAGACTCATCGGGGGTGCGGCCGGGCCAGACCAGTTGGCTGACAATGCGCACCCGTCGATCGGGGTATCGCTCAACGAAGTCAGCCTCGATCGCCAGAAATCGGCTGGGGTTGCGGGCGGCCTCCGCGATGTTGGCCAAATGCAATTCGGCTGTGGGGACACCGCGCGCGCGCCACAATTCGCCGCGCAGCAACGCCAGCTTGTCGCTTGGCACGGCGACCAGCACCGGCTCATCAATCTCCAAGCCGTCGACCACGAAGCGCGTCACGAAGTCCAGGTACTCCCGCTGGGATTGGTAAAACAGCGCGGAGTGAACAAAGCCTCGTTGCTCGGCTTCCGTGCTCGTGGTCATGTGGGTGCTCCCGCGTTTGGTCCCCATGCCGACCCCTGCTGGACCGGCGCTCACT
This is a stretch of genomic DNA from Mycobacterium lacus. It encodes these proteins:
- a CDS encoding sensor histidine kinase, with amino-acid sequence MTTSTEAEQRGFVHSALFYQSQREYLDFVTRFVVDGLEIDEPVLVAVPSDKLALLRGELWRARGVPTAELHLANIAEAARNPSRFLAIEADFVERYPDRRVRIVSQLVWPGRTPDESLVCVQHEALINGELKNQNVMGLCLYDAGRLDEDVLEGARTTHPLLWKRGSVYRSAEYSPEHALARCNQPLTTNPGAVTYTVRQTADLRPARSFAVNYADWVGLSQDGIDELQLIATELASNSLLYTNGACRLAFWRHEDHVVCEARDGGRFDDPAVGHRRPGAGGTASRGLFLVNAMADLVRTHTTTTGTTIQAYIRLEPSRESTG
- a CDS encoding TetR/AcrR family transcriptional regulator; translated protein: MRRRGDRQRQAILQAVRELLQERPFAELSVSTISNRAGVARSGFYFYFDSKYSVLAQILAEAAEELEELTQYFAPRQRGESPEEFAKRMVGSAAAVYAHNDPVMTACNAARHTDMEIRDILERQFDVVLRQIVGVVEAEMKAGTAHPISEDLPTLIRTLAGTTALMLTGDPLLVGRDDDMERRVRVLEQMWLNALWGGSPKD
- a CDS encoding cytochrome P450 — encoded protein: MATISTPAYLLDQAQRRLTPSFNNFPGMGLVERRLRNTHFPEKTLAEPPPGSGLKPVVGDAGLPILGHFIEMLRGGPDYLLFLYQTQGPVIFGDSPVLPAVAALGPDAAQEIYSNRNKDYSQQGWVPVIGPFFRRGLMLLDFEEHLFHRRIMQEAFVRSRLAGYVEHMDAVVSQVIVEDWVANDARFLLYPAMKRLTLNVASMVFMGHEPGTDHELVTKVNKAFTTTTRAGNAVIRTSVPPFTWWRGLRARALLENYFAERVSERRGQKGDDLLTVLCQTEDEDGNRFSDEDIVNHMIFLMMAAHDTSTSTATTMVYHLAAHPEWQQRCRDESDRLGDGPLDIESLEKLESLDLVMNESIRLVTPVQWAMRQTVRDTDLLGYYLPKGTNVIAYPGMNHRLPEIWTDPMKFDPERFTEPRNEHKRHRYAFTPFGGGAHKCIGMVFGQLEIKTILHRLLRRYRLELARPGYKPRWDYSGMPVPKDGMPIVLRPL
- a CDS encoding SDR family oxidoreductase, with translation MAQTASGRYFAAKRCLLTGAASGIGRATALRLAEHGAELFLTDRNADGLELTVADARALGARVPAHRALDVSVYHDVASFAADIHTRYPSMDVVMNIAGVSAWGTVDQLTHEQWSNIVAINLMGPIHVIEAFIPPMVAAGRGGHLVNVSSAAGLVALPWHAAYSASKYGLRGLSEVLRFDLDRHRIGVSVVVPGAVKTPLVNTVEIAGVDRDHPKVAQWFERFGGHAVSPERAADKILAGVAKNRYLIYTSADIRALYAVKRVAWWPYSAVMRRVNVFFTRALRPSPATMRSAERTEEELG